The proteins below are encoded in one region of Microbispora sp. NBC_01189:
- a CDS encoding alpha/beta hydrolase — MALHPQAAAYLALFPSDLGVGLASLTRERIAEMRTADGVAEQRGPGIGLPVVRDETAAGVPVRIYRPEPGGHPLPVLVYFHGGGWVFGSVERNDALARDLAARTGAVVVSVDYRLAPEHPFPAAADDAFAVVRDVHDRPGFYGGDAGRVAVVGDSAGGNLAAVAAWLARDAGLRLRHQVLIYPIADVAGDTPSYRANEKGFGLEAAEMRWFVEQYAGGADPRDPRLAPLHLPDKSGLAPATVITAEYDPLRDEGAAYARALAEAGVPVEHRCFEGALHGFLGLPGFFDQAVEGRDLLTARLKEAFA, encoded by the coding sequence GCGCTGTTCCCCTCCGACCTCGGCGTCGGCCTCGCCTCCCTCACCCGCGAGCGGATCGCCGAAATGCGGACGGCGGACGGGGTGGCCGAGCAGCGCGGGCCGGGGATCGGCCTGCCGGTGGTCAGGGACGAGACGGCGGCCGGGGTCCCGGTCCGGATCTACCGCCCGGAGCCCGGCGGGCACCCGCTGCCGGTGCTCGTCTACTTCCACGGCGGCGGCTGGGTCTTCGGCAGCGTCGAGCGCAACGACGCCCTCGCGCGGGATCTCGCCGCGCGCACCGGCGCCGTGGTGGTCTCAGTGGACTACCGCCTCGCGCCCGAGCATCCGTTCCCGGCGGCGGCCGACGACGCCTTCGCGGTGGTCCGCGACGTGCACGACCGGCCTGGCTTCTACGGCGGCGACGCCGGCCGGGTCGCGGTCGTCGGCGACAGCGCCGGCGGCAACCTCGCGGCGGTGGCCGCGTGGCTCGCCCGGGACGCGGGCCTCCGTCTCCGCCACCAGGTGCTGATCTATCCGATCGCCGACGTCGCCGGCGACACGCCCAGCTACCGGGCGAACGAGAAGGGGTTCGGGCTGGAAGCCGCGGAGATGAGGTGGTTCGTCGAGCAGTACGCGGGCGGCGCCGATCCGCGCGACCCCCGTCTGGCGCCGCTCCACCTGCCGGACAAGTCGGGCCTCGCGCCCGCGACGGTGATCACGGCCGAGTACGACCCGCTGCGCGACGAGGGCGCCGCCTACGCGCGGGCGCTCGCGGAGGCCGGTGTGCCGGTGGAGCACCGGTGCTTCGAGGGCGCGCTGCACGGCTTCCTCGGCCTGCCCGGGTTCTTCGACCAGGCGGTCGAGGGCCGCGACCTCCTCACCGCGCGCCTCAAGGAGGCGTTCGCCTGA
- a CDS encoding acyl-CoA dehydrogenase family protein, translating to MDFTLPESAQAVRRGVADVCARYDMAYWQRCETEKRWPEEVWADLAKGGWLGLAVPEEHGGAGQGLLELAVATETLSASGSAGGSAFMYVLTPGFGALTLARHGSAGQRAALLPKLATGEMETCFALTEPDAGSNSLAISTFARRDGPDFVVNGQKVWITGVQRAARMLLVTRTIPAERARPRTDGLTVFLVDVPEAVRAGSLTYRPIPKMGANTTPSNMVFIDDLRLPASSVLGEVDRGVAVLWDVLNPERILLAASALGAAEVALRVGVDYAKQREVFGRPIGANQAVAFPLARVKAEIELTRLMLYKAAWSFDNGLPCGTEANIAKLTASRAAWEAADAAFQTHGGMAYSLEYPVARLLADARIGRIAPVTEELLLNHLATQVLGLPRSF from the coding sequence ATGGACTTCACCCTGCCGGAGAGCGCGCAGGCGGTGCGGCGCGGCGTCGCGGACGTCTGCGCACGGTACGACATGGCCTACTGGCAGCGCTGCGAGACGGAGAAGCGCTGGCCGGAGGAGGTGTGGGCGGATCTCGCCAAGGGCGGCTGGCTCGGCCTGGCCGTCCCGGAGGAACACGGCGGGGCGGGCCAGGGCCTGCTCGAACTCGCGGTGGCCACCGAGACCCTGTCGGCCTCGGGCTCGGCCGGGGGCTCGGCGTTCATGTACGTGCTGACGCCGGGGTTCGGGGCGCTCACGCTGGCCAGGCACGGCTCGGCCGGGCAGCGGGCCGCCCTGCTGCCGAAGCTGGCGACGGGGGAGATGGAGACGTGCTTCGCGCTGACCGAGCCGGACGCCGGGTCCAACTCCCTGGCGATCTCGACCTTCGCCCGGCGCGACGGCCCGGACTTCGTGGTCAACGGCCAGAAGGTGTGGATCACCGGGGTGCAGCGGGCCGCCCGGATGCTGCTGGTCACCCGGACGATCCCGGCGGAGCGGGCCCGGCCCCGCACCGACGGGCTGACGGTGTTCCTGGTCGACGTGCCCGAGGCGGTGCGGGCGGGCAGCCTGACCTACCGGCCCATCCCCAAGATGGGCGCGAACACCACGCCGTCCAACATGGTTTTCATCGACGACCTGCGGCTGCCCGCGTCCAGCGTGCTCGGCGAGGTGGACCGGGGCGTCGCGGTGCTGTGGGACGTGCTGAACCCCGAGCGGATCCTGCTGGCCGCGAGCGCGCTCGGCGCGGCCGAGGTGGCGTTGCGGGTGGGGGTGGACTACGCGAAGCAGCGGGAGGTCTTCGGCCGCCCGATCGGCGCCAACCAGGCGGTCGCGTTCCCGCTGGCGCGGGTCAAGGCCGAGATCGAGCTGACCAGGCTGATGCTGTACAAGGCGGCCTGGTCCTTCGACAACGGGCTGCCCTGCGGCACCGAGGCCAACATCGCCAAGCTGACCGCCTCGCGGGCCGCGTGGGAGGCGGCGGACGCCGCGTTCCAGACCCACGGCGGCATGGCCTACTCCCTGGAGTATCCCGTGGCCCGGCTGCTCGCCGACGCCAGGATCGGCAGGATCGCCCCGGTCACCGAGGAACTGCTGCTGAACCACCTGGCCACCCAGGTCCTCGGCCTGCCGAGAAGCTTCTGA
- a CDS encoding class I SAM-dependent methyltransferase, producing MNSESAVLLGQFLRSPAATGAVAPSSRRLSRAVCAPVPEGGEPVVVELGPGTGPFTAEIRRRLAGRGRHLAVEINPLLAGRLSARHPEVDLVVGSAADLPALLAERGLAAADVIVSGLPWAAFSAGHQATLLRAAVGALAPGGAFTTFSYVHARALPAALRFRRALTASFEEVVAGRTVWRNLPPAFVYHARRPRADAALR from the coding sequence ATGAACAGTGAGTCAGCGGTCCTCCTCGGCCAGTTCCTGCGCTCCCCGGCCGCGACCGGAGCGGTCGCGCCCAGCTCGCGCCGGTTGTCGCGGGCGGTGTGCGCACCGGTGCCCGAGGGGGGCGAACCCGTCGTGGTGGAGCTGGGACCGGGCACCGGGCCCTTCACCGCCGAGATCCGGCGGCGGCTCGCGGGACGGGGACGCCATCTGGCCGTCGAGATCAACCCGCTCCTGGCGGGACGGCTGTCGGCCCGCCACCCGGAGGTCGACCTGGTCGTCGGCAGCGCCGCGGACCTGCCCGCCCTGCTCGCCGAGCGGGGGCTGGCCGCGGCCGACGTGATCGTCAGCGGGCTGCCCTGGGCGGCGTTCTCCGCCGGTCACCAGGCCACGCTGCTACGCGCGGCGGTCGGCGCGCTCGCCCCGGGCGGCGCGTTCACGACCTTCTCCTACGTCCACGCCCGCGCGCTGCCCGCCGCGCTGCGCTTCCGCCGCGCGCTGACCGCCTCCTTCGAGGAGGTGGTGGCGGGCCGCACCGTATGGCGCAACCTGCCGCCCGCGTTCGTCTACCACGCCCGCCGCCCGCGGGCGGACGCCGCCCTCCGGTGA
- a CDS encoding sensor histidine kinase, whose protein sequence is MRRPFSRGPVLDVFLAVSGTGLDVLVSAGSWTGRSGPAPVWVGLGLALLAGLPMGLVRRWPGPVAVYLAALLVVCDQVGAFTVNTVQILLPIAVGVLARGRGRRWTAPVAVLAVAATAVNLADPGIALTANTWFYSVGLIAAPVLIGGYLRTQAGRRREDPAPLLDLLLAGGGVALAVLTTWPYWHSGVPPVWAVALGVMLAGLALGVVRHLPGAVLLLESLTLVAADQYVPRTGNSLQLLALVALGVFATRAAWPWLAAAYALTCSVSAVVTVDDPADVTPFRVVALMTMVTAPVAIGRYAGARQAQARHAAELAAERARAGRLAERERIAREVHDVVAHHVGAMVLRASAAQYAGADGPAAEALADIRETGHRVLADLRGLLTVLRDPAEALRDDLPLVDMLADPGDVLRDAVARMSAAGLQVDLRQSPEAGLAPLVLRAAAARIVQEGLTNVLKHAGPGARAEVGVRTREGALVVEVRNGPGPARPPEALPSHGQGIAGMRERARAFGGRVTAGPAGDGGWRLTASLPIPPEGACESPPDRRMRGRLA, encoded by the coding sequence ATGCGGCGGCCCTTCTCGCGTGGCCCGGTCCTCGACGTCTTCCTCGCGGTGAGCGGGACCGGTCTCGACGTGCTGGTCAGCGCGGGATCCTGGACGGGCCGCAGCGGTCCGGCCCCGGTGTGGGTGGGGCTGGGGCTCGCGCTGCTGGCCGGGCTGCCGATGGGGCTGGTGCGCCGCTGGCCCGGCCCGGTGGCTGTCTACCTGGCCGCGCTGCTGGTGGTCTGCGACCAGGTCGGCGCGTTCACCGTCAACACCGTCCAGATCCTGCTGCCCATCGCCGTCGGCGTGCTGGCCCGGGGGCGCGGCCGGCGCTGGACGGCGCCGGTGGCCGTGCTCGCCGTCGCCGCGACGGCCGTGAACCTCGCCGACCCCGGCATCGCGCTCACCGCGAACACCTGGTTCTACTCGGTCGGCCTGATCGCCGCCCCGGTGCTGATCGGCGGTTATCTGCGTACGCAGGCGGGGCGGCGCCGGGAGGACCCGGCCCCGCTGCTCGACCTCCTCCTCGCCGGCGGCGGGGTGGCGCTGGCGGTGCTCACCACCTGGCCGTACTGGCACAGCGGGGTGCCGCCGGTGTGGGCGGTCGCGCTCGGGGTCATGCTCGCGGGGCTCGCGCTGGGCGTCGTGCGGCATCTGCCCGGCGCGGTCCTGCTGCTGGAGAGCCTCACGCTGGTCGCCGCCGACCAGTACGTCCCGAGGACCGGCAACAGCCTGCAGCTGCTCGCCCTGGTGGCCCTCGGGGTGTTCGCGACCCGCGCCGCCTGGCCGTGGCTCGCCGCGGCGTATGCGCTGACCTGCTCGGTCTCCGCCGTCGTGACCGTGGACGACCCCGCCGACGTCACCCCGTTCCGGGTGGTGGCGCTGATGACGATGGTGACCGCACCGGTGGCGATCGGCCGGTACGCCGGCGCGCGGCAGGCGCAGGCCCGGCACGCGGCCGAACTGGCCGCCGAGCGGGCCAGAGCCGGGCGGCTGGCCGAGCGGGAGCGGATCGCCCGCGAGGTCCACGACGTCGTGGCCCACCACGTAGGGGCGATGGTCCTGCGGGCGAGCGCGGCGCAGTACGCCGGGGCGGACGGCCCGGCCGCCGAGGCGCTGGCCGACATCCGGGAGACCGGGCACCGCGTCCTTGCGGACCTGCGCGGGCTGCTCACCGTGCTGCGCGATCCCGCCGAGGCGCTGCGCGACGACCTCCCGCTCGTGGACATGCTCGCCGACCCCGGCGACGTGCTGCGGGACGCGGTGGCGCGGATGTCGGCGGCCGGCCTGCAGGTGGACCTGCGGCAGTCGCCCGAGGCGGGCCTGGCCCCGCTGGTGCTGCGCGCGGCGGCGGCCAGGATCGTCCAGGAGGGGCTCACCAACGTGCTGAAACACGCGGGGCCCGGCGCCCGCGCCGAGGTCGGCGTGCGGACGCGCGAGGGCGCGCTGGTGGTGGAGGTGCGCAACGGCCCCGGTCCGGCCCGCCCGCCGGAGGCGCTGCCGTCCCACGGCCAGGGCATCGCGGGCATGCGGGAGCGGGCCAGAGCCTTCGGGGGGCGCGTCACCGCCGGCCCGGCCGGGGACGGCGGGTGGCGGCTGACCGCCTCGCTGCCCATCCCGCCCGAAGGTGCGTGTGAGAGCCCGCCCGACCGCCGTATGAGGGGGAGACTCGCGTGA
- a CDS encoding response regulator transcription factor, with translation MIRVVVADDQALVRAGVRMMLEAAGDMEVCGEAADGAEAVRLAERHRPDVVLMDLRMPRVDGLEATRRILAARPSARIVVLTTFAEDENLYAALGAGALGFLVKDDPPAHMVEAVRRAAAGEPLLAPSVLRRVVERALAAERQTLPPPAALTEREAQVLTLIGVGLSNAEIAGRLHVGVTTVKSHVAALIEKLGLRNRAQAAVMAHRFGLVDAAFTPVAPSREGPRR, from the coding sequence GTGATCCGCGTCGTCGTCGCCGACGACCAGGCCCTCGTTCGGGCCGGCGTCCGCATGATGCTGGAGGCGGCCGGGGACATGGAGGTGTGCGGCGAGGCCGCCGACGGCGCCGAGGCCGTACGGCTGGCCGAGCGGCACCGTCCCGACGTCGTGCTGATGGACCTGCGCATGCCGCGCGTCGACGGGCTGGAGGCCACCCGCAGGATCCTCGCCGCCCGGCCGTCCGCCCGGATCGTCGTGCTCACCACGTTCGCCGAGGACGAGAACCTCTACGCCGCGCTGGGCGCGGGCGCGCTCGGGTTCCTCGTCAAGGACGACCCGCCCGCCCACATGGTCGAGGCCGTGCGGCGGGCCGCGGCGGGGGAGCCCCTGCTCGCGCCGTCGGTCCTGCGGCGGGTCGTCGAGCGGGCCCTGGCCGCCGAGCGGCAGACGCTGCCGCCGCCCGCGGCCCTGACCGAGCGCGAGGCGCAGGTGCTGACGCTGATCGGTGTGGGCCTGTCCAACGCGGAGATCGCCGGGCGGCTGCACGTGGGCGTCACGACCGTGAAGAGCCACGTCGCCGCGCTCATCGAGAAGCTGGGCCTGCGCAACCGCGCGCAGGCGGCGGTGATGGCGCACCGGTTCGGGTTGGTGGACGCCGCCTTCACCCCCGTGGCTCCTTCGCGGGAGGGCCCCCGCCGGTGA
- a CDS encoding putative ATP-grasp target RiPP: MSKIRIDDIAAAGPELDEGDLRFVNGGRKFEWSSQVMTPDGSIDAKDLDF; encoded by the coding sequence ATGTCCAAGATCAGAATCGACGACATCGCGGCGGCCGGGCCGGAGCTCGACGAGGGAGACCTCCGCTTCGTCAACGGCGGCCGGAAGTTCGAGTGGTCGAGCCAGGTCATGACCCCGGACGGCAGCATCGACGCCAAGGACCTCGACTTCTGA
- a CDS encoding MvdC/MvdD family ATP grasp protein, translating to MSGEILILTIDGDSHAEHVARLLAARGAETVVFDPAGYPVRAVLDAVYHRDGRVRRRLRTETADVDLDHLTALWFRRPQAPVAHPEIADPVARAHIEQECAAFAGDLWEQLGCRMVPAPRERVRLAQRKSSQLVLAGRLGFELPDTLITNDPGEFLDFYNRHRGRVITKPLGVPTRSRADGEGVARMSEPVSTRDVTYADAIRFGPVVIQEYVPKRVELRVTVVGRAVFAAEIHSQESNHTRLDWRRYDPGGTRHEVHELPPEVAGRCVRIVRRLGLRYGAIDLILTPDGRYVFLEVNPSGQWLWIEKATGLPIGAALCDLLMYGTVGEETAHAAGRP from the coding sequence ATGTCCGGCGAAATACTCATCCTCACGATCGACGGAGACTCCCATGCGGAGCACGTGGCCCGTCTGCTGGCCGCGCGGGGGGCGGAAACGGTCGTCTTCGACCCGGCAGGCTATCCGGTCCGCGCGGTGCTCGACGCGGTTTACCACCGCGACGGGCGGGTGCGGCGGCGGCTGCGCACGGAGACGGCGGACGTCGATCTCGATCATCTGACGGCGTTGTGGTTCCGCCGTCCCCAGGCTCCCGTCGCGCATCCCGAGATCGCCGACCCGGTGGCACGTGCCCACATCGAGCAGGAGTGCGCGGCGTTCGCCGGAGACCTGTGGGAGCAGCTCGGCTGCCGCATGGTCCCCGCGCCCAGGGAGCGGGTGAGGCTGGCCCAGCGCAAGTCGTCACAGCTGGTCCTGGCCGGTCGTCTCGGATTCGAGCTGCCGGACACGCTGATCACCAACGACCCCGGCGAGTTCCTGGACTTCTACAACCGGCACCGGGGCCGCGTCATCACCAAGCCCCTGGGCGTTCCCACGAGGTCCCGCGCCGACGGCGAGGGCGTGGCCCGGATGTCGGAGCCGGTGTCCACCCGGGACGTGACGTACGCGGACGCGATCAGGTTCGGCCCGGTCGTCATCCAGGAGTACGTGCCCAAGCGGGTCGAACTGCGGGTGACCGTCGTGGGGCGGGCCGTCTTCGCGGCGGAGATCCACTCGCAGGAGAGCAATCACACGAGGCTCGACTGGCGCCGCTACGACCCGGGCGGCACCCGCCATGAGGTGCACGAGCTGCCGCCGGAGGTGGCCGGGCGCTGCGTGCGGATCGTGCGGCGGCTCGGCCTGCGCTACGGAGCGATCGATCTGATTCTCACTCCCGACGGGCGCTACGTCTTCCTCGAAGTCAACCCCAGTGGCCAGTGGCTCTGGATCGAGAAGGCCACGGGCCTGCCGATCGGCGCGGCGTTGTGTGATCTGTTGATGTACGGCACGGTCGGAGAGGAGACCGCGCATGCTGCCGGACGCCCTTGA
- a CDS encoding TIGR04500 family putative peptide maturation system protein: MLPDALETLRGLDGVDPSEARERLRELRERHPGVRFRLLWQREDYDDSLHYDLLIKRPGEGTVSLSWCPDRALPWPLRGVQRAGEMLLLRIDGVGVKVADAVAWLDFLWDEARLVDRIAAAALVQAEMEEAPVELSGDEVQEAVDAFRRARGLLTAERTREWMDRRSLTAVDLQELVAGEVAAARVRERVTAGRVEPYFEEHREEFGTARVARLTFPGSEAARRAAAEIDAGAGFFALAEGARGARLVVEDVPAAETGGARPGDVVSPAPDVLLKVLSVAGAELDAGTRRRVERRVFDLWIDERRRAAKIEWFWGTTARTGTR; encoded by the coding sequence ATGCTGCCGGACGCCCTTGAAACCCTCCGCGGCCTGGACGGCGTCGACCCGTCCGAGGCCCGGGAGCGCCTGCGGGAGCTGCGGGAGCGCCACCCCGGTGTGCGCTTCCGGCTGCTGTGGCAGCGGGAGGACTACGACGACTCGCTCCACTACGACCTTCTGATCAAACGGCCGGGGGAGGGGACCGTGTCGCTGTCCTGGTGCCCCGACCGCGCCCTGCCCTGGCCCCTGCGGGGCGTGCAGCGAGCCGGAGAGATGCTGCTGCTGCGGATCGACGGAGTCGGGGTCAAGGTGGCCGACGCGGTCGCCTGGCTCGACTTCCTGTGGGACGAGGCCCGGCTGGTGGACCGGATCGCCGCCGCCGCCCTTGTCCAGGCGGAGATGGAGGAGGCGCCGGTAGAGCTCTCCGGCGACGAGGTCCAGGAGGCGGTGGACGCGTTCCGGCGCGCCCGGGGACTGCTCACCGCGGAACGGACGCGCGAGTGGATGGACCGCCGCTCCCTCACTGCGGTGGATCTCCAGGAGCTGGTCGCGGGGGAGGTGGCCGCCGCCCGCGTCCGCGAGCGGGTCACGGCCGGACGGGTCGAGCCGTACTTCGAGGAGCACCGGGAGGAGTTCGGCACGGCCCGGGTCGCCCGCCTCACCTTTCCCGGCTCCGAGGCGGCCCGGCGGGCGGCGGCCGAGATCGACGCCGGAGCCGGCTTCTTCGCGCTGGCGGAGGGGGCGCGCGGCGCCCGGCTGGTCGTCGAGGACGTGCCCGCGGCCGAGACGGGCGGCGCCCGCCCCGGCGACGTCGTCTCGCCCGCCCCGGACGTCCTGCTCAAGGTGCTCTCGGTGGCCGGCGCCGAGCTCGACGCGGGCACGCGCCGCCGCGTCGAACGGCGGGTCTTCGACCTGTGGATCGACGAACGCCGCCGGGCCGCGAAGATCGAATGGTTCTGGGGAACCACGGCGCGGACCGGCACGCGGTGA
- a CDS encoding peptidase domain-containing ABC transporter has protein sequence MRRVPVLLQSSATECGAACLAVILSFHGHRTTVQEVADRLQVGRDGLSALAVVRAAREFGLKARAFSLEPVGLGRVPMPAIVHWEFQHFVVVERWTPDHVDIVDPGQGRRRLTPAEFDAGFTGVLLAFEPEAGFRRGRSGAARAWRRDFLRPLVFRRKGLLTQVLAASVLLQVLGLGLATAFQVVVDRVLPRGDSGLLALLGVAVLVAVVTQFAVGYLRSVLLVALRSRTDGEVTRNLVSHLVALPYRYFAVRGKGDLVNRSNSVVALRETLTGQILSSLLDGPLALVYLLLVFARDPVFGAFLALLAAGQAALLLGTARRVGELTRRELAALAVTQGRLMEAVGGIETLKASGAEPRAMRRWSDLFARQLDADVRGGLVRGLVEAALGAVRHLAPLGLLWVGAWRVLDGSLSLGTLLALNALATAALTPIGALMTSLRGLQQAGAHFDRLSDILAAEPEPSTGIEVLRLRGGIELRGVCFRHDPRGSWTLRDVSLVVRPGQKVALVGPSGSGKSTLARLLLALYQPTAGEIRYDGVPAAELNPRSLRRQFGVVTQEPSLFTGTIRENIALNLPEAGLDRIAEAARIAGLHDEIMAMPMGYETILVEGGGLSGGQRQRLALARALLPRPRVLLLDEATSNLDSATEAGIEARLSRLTQTRIVIAHRLSTVRDADLILVVEGGMVVERGTHEELLALRGRYTRLVAAQTAPAPAAAPRNGRDTGM, from the coding sequence GTGAGACGGGTCCCGGTCCTTCTGCAGAGCTCGGCGACCGAGTGCGGCGCGGCCTGCCTGGCCGTGATCCTGTCCTTCCACGGCCACCGCACCACCGTGCAGGAGGTCGCCGACCGCCTCCAGGTGGGCCGGGACGGCCTGAGCGCGCTGGCCGTCGTCCGCGCCGCGCGGGAGTTCGGCCTGAAGGCCAGGGCGTTCTCGCTGGAGCCGGTCGGCCTCGGGCGGGTGCCCATGCCCGCGATCGTCCACTGGGAGTTCCAGCACTTCGTGGTGGTGGAGCGGTGGACCCCCGATCACGTGGACATCGTGGACCCCGGCCAGGGACGCAGGCGGCTCACGCCCGCCGAGTTCGACGCCGGGTTCACCGGCGTGCTGCTGGCGTTCGAGCCGGAGGCCGGGTTCCGCCGCGGCCGGTCCGGCGCCGCGCGGGCGTGGCGGCGCGACTTCCTGCGCCCCCTGGTGTTCCGCAGGAAGGGCCTGCTCACCCAGGTGCTCGCGGCGTCGGTGCTGCTCCAGGTGCTCGGCCTGGGGCTCGCGACGGCGTTCCAGGTCGTCGTCGACCGGGTCCTCCCACGCGGGGACTCCGGGCTTCTCGCGCTCCTCGGCGTGGCCGTGCTGGTCGCCGTGGTCACCCAGTTCGCGGTGGGCTACCTGCGTTCGGTGCTGCTCGTCGCGCTCCGCTCGCGCACCGACGGTGAGGTGACGCGGAATCTGGTGTCGCACCTTGTCGCGCTGCCGTACCGGTACTTCGCGGTGCGCGGCAAGGGAGATCTGGTGAACCGGTCGAACAGCGTCGTCGCCCTGCGCGAGACGCTGACCGGGCAGATCCTCTCGTCGTTGCTCGACGGGCCGCTCGCCCTGGTCTACCTGCTGCTCGTCTTCGCCCGGGACCCGGTCTTCGGCGCCTTCCTCGCGCTGCTCGCCGCGGGGCAGGCCGCCCTCCTGCTCGGCACCGCCCGCCGGGTGGGCGAGCTGACCAGGCGCGAGCTGGCCGCTCTCGCCGTCACGCAGGGCCGGCTGATGGAGGCCGTCGGCGGCATCGAGACGCTCAAGGCGTCCGGGGCCGAGCCGCGGGCGATGCGGCGCTGGTCGGACCTGTTCGCCCGGCAACTCGACGCCGACGTGCGGGGAGGGCTCGTCCGGGGGCTCGTCGAGGCGGCGCTCGGGGCGGTGCGCCATCTCGCGCCGCTGGGGCTGCTGTGGGTCGGCGCGTGGCGGGTGCTCGACGGGTCGCTGAGCCTCGGGACGCTGCTCGCGCTGAACGCCCTGGCCACCGCCGCGCTCACCCCGATCGGCGCGCTGATGACCAGCCTGCGCGGCCTTCAGCAGGCCGGGGCGCACTTCGACCGGCTGTCGGACATCCTCGCCGCCGAGCCCGAGCCGTCGACGGGGATCGAGGTGCTGCGGCTGCGCGGCGGCATCGAGCTGCGCGGGGTGTGTTTCCGCCACGACCCGCGCGGCTCGTGGACCCTGCGCGACGTCTCACTGGTCGTGCGGCCGGGGCAGAAGGTCGCGCTGGTCGGTCCCTCGGGATCGGGCAAGAGCACGCTCGCCCGCCTCCTGCTCGCCCTGTACCAGCCGACGGCCGGGGAGATCCGGTACGACGGCGTTCCCGCGGCCGAGCTCAACCCGCGATCGCTGCGCCGCCAGTTCGGCGTGGTCACCCAGGAGCCGTCGCTGTTCACCGGGACGATCCGGGAGAACATCGCGCTCAACCTCCCCGAGGCCGGCCTGGACCGGATCGCCGAGGCGGCCCGGATCGCGGGCCTGCACGACGAGATCATGGCGATGCCGATGGGCTACGAGACGATCCTGGTCGAGGGCGGCGGCCTGTCGGGTGGGCAGCGCCAGCGTCTCGCCCTGGCCCGCGCGCTGCTGCCCCGCCCCAGGGTGCTGCTGCTCGACGAGGCGACCAGCAACCTGGACAGCGCGACCGAGGCCGGCATCGAGGCGCGGCTGTCCCGCCTGACGCAGACCCGCATCGTGATCGCGCACCGGCTGAGCACGGTGCGGGACGCCGACCTGATCCTGGTCGTCGAGGGCGGCATGGTGGTGGAGCGGGGCACCCACGAGGAACTGCTGGCCCTGCGCGGGCGCTACACCCGGCTCGTCGCCGCGCAGACGGCCCCCGCCCCGGCCGCCGCTCCGCGGAACGGCCGGGATACCGGCATGTAG
- a CDS encoding CDP-alcohol phosphatidyltransferase family protein, giving the protein MNAAEDRIWTVPNLLSALRLLGVPVFLWLVLGPRADGWAVALLMLAGFSDWLDGKLARAWNQTSRLGRLIDPLADRLYILATLVGLVLRGVIPWWLALAVPLRDILLLWMPPVLRRHGYGPALPVHFLGKAGTAALMYAFPLLFLASHEGWYAEIAAIFGWAFAIWGTGLYWWAGVLYVVQVRQLTKG; this is encoded by the coding sequence GTGAACGCTGCCGAGGACCGGATCTGGACGGTTCCCAACCTGCTGAGCGCGCTGCGGCTGCTCGGCGTCCCCGTCTTCCTCTGGCTCGTGCTGGGCCCCCGGGCCGACGGATGGGCCGTCGCGCTGCTGATGCTCGCGGGCTTCAGCGACTGGCTCGACGGCAAGCTCGCCCGCGCGTGGAACCAGACCAGCAGGCTCGGCCGCCTCATCGACCCGCTCGCCGACCGGCTCTACATCCTCGCCACGCTGGTCGGCCTGGTCCTGCGGGGCGTCATCCCCTGGTGGCTGGCGCTCGCGGTGCCGCTGCGCGACATCCTGCTGCTGTGGATGCCGCCCGTCCTGCGGCGGCACGGCTACGGCCCGGCCCTGCCCGTCCACTTCCTTGGCAAGGCCGGCACCGCCGCCCTCATGTACGCGTTCCCGCTGCTGTTCCTCGCCTCCCACGAGGGCTGGTACGCCGAGATTGCCGCGATCTTCGGATGGGCCTTCGCCATCTGGGGAACTGGTCTGTATTGGTGGGCGGGGGTGTTGTATGTCGTACAGGTGCGCCAGCTAACGAAGGGGTGA